A genomic segment from Pseudomonas sp. S09G 359 encodes:
- a CDS encoding iron ABC transporter permease — protein sequence MAASAKHASWALAPAFAVLLAFWLLPLAHLIVLGSESRDSHGSGYWQVLSSAQYLGSLGQTLVLAVVVTVVALVIGGISAVFLARQQFFGRSALVALLTFPLAFPGVVVGFLVILLAGRQGLLASLGLQLAGERWIFAYSLAGLFVGYLYFSIPRVILTVMAACESLDRSLEEAAHSLGAGHWRVVCDVIVPGLAPALASCGAICFATSMGAFGTAFTLGTRLNVTPVAIYNVFTNYANFAVAAALSVVLGAVTWAVLLLTRRLVKNSGTVL from the coding sequence GTGGCAGCGTCGGCCAAACACGCAAGCTGGGCCCTGGCCCCCGCGTTTGCCGTGCTGCTCGCCTTCTGGCTGTTGCCGCTGGCGCACTTGATCGTGCTCGGCAGCGAGAGCCGCGACAGCCACGGCAGCGGCTACTGGCAGGTGCTCAGCAGCGCGCAGTACCTGGGCAGCCTGGGGCAAACCCTGGTGCTGGCGGTGGTAGTGACCGTTGTTGCACTCGTGATCGGCGGCATCAGCGCGGTGTTTCTGGCGCGCCAGCAGTTTTTTGGGCGCTCGGCACTGGTGGCCCTGCTGACGTTTCCCCTGGCGTTCCCGGGGGTGGTGGTGGGGTTCCTGGTGATTCTGTTGGCGGGGCGCCAGGGCCTGCTCGCGTCCCTCGGGCTGCAACTGGCGGGGGAACGCTGGATCTTTGCCTACTCCCTGGCCGGGCTGTTCGTGGGCTACCTGTACTTCTCGATCCCACGGGTGATCCTCACGGTGATGGCCGCGTGCGAAAGCCTCGACCGTAGCCTGGAAGAAGCCGCGCATTCACTCGGGGCAGGACACTGGCGCGTGGTGTGCGATGTGATCGTGCCGGGCCTGGCGCCGGCGTTGGCGTCCTGCGGGGCGATCTGTTTTGCCACCTCCATGGGCGCCTTCGGCACCGCGTTTACCTTGGGTACGCGCCTGAATGTGACCCCGGTGGCGATCTACAACGTGTTCACCAACTACGCCAACTTTGCCGTCGCCGCCGCGCTGTCGGTGGTGCTCGGTGCGGTGACCTGGGCCGTGTTGCTGCTGACGCGGCGCCTGGTGAAAAATTCGGGGACGGTCCTGTGA
- a CDS encoding carboxynorspermidine decarboxylase, translated as MIKTPYYLIDKQKLLVNMQKIAYVREQSGAKALLALKCFATWSVFDLMQEYMDGTTSSSLYELKLGRQKFEGEAHAYSVAWADDEIEEMLDNCDKIIFNSISQLQRFAERSEGKTRGLRVNPQVSSSDYLLADPARPFSRLGEWDPVKIEGVIEQISGFMFHNNCENGDFNLFDQMLNTIEERFGALLHKVNWVSLGGGIHFTGEGYAIDAFCQRLKAFSQKYDVQVYLEPGEAAITNSASLEVTVLDTLYNGKNLAVVDSSIEAHLLDLLIYRLNAKLAPSDGEHTYMVCGKSCLAGDIFGEYQFDRPLAIGDRLSFIDTAGYTMVKKNWFNGLKMPSIVVKQLDGTVEVVREFGYDDYLSSLS; from the coding sequence ATGATCAAAACGCCGTACTACCTCATCGATAAACAGAAGCTTCTGGTCAACATGCAGAAGATTGCTTACGTGCGCGAACAGTCCGGCGCCAAGGCCCTGCTGGCGCTCAAGTGCTTCGCCACCTGGTCGGTGTTCGACCTGATGCAGGAATACATGGACGGCACCACCTCGTCGTCGCTGTATGAGCTCAAGCTCGGCCGCCAGAAGTTCGAAGGTGAAGCGCACGCCTACAGCGTGGCCTGGGCCGACGATGAAATCGAAGAGATGCTGGATAACTGCGACAAGATCATCTTCAACTCCATCAGCCAGCTGCAGCGTTTTGCCGAGCGTAGCGAAGGCAAGACTCGCGGCCTGCGTGTGAACCCACAGGTGAGCAGCTCCGACTACCTGCTGGCCGACCCGGCGCGCCCGTTCAGCCGCTTGGGCGAATGGGACCCGGTGAAGATCGAAGGCGTGATCGAGCAGATCTCCGGCTTCATGTTCCACAACAACTGCGAGAACGGCGACTTCAACCTGTTCGACCAGATGCTCAACACCATTGAAGAACGCTTCGGCGCGCTGCTGCACAAGGTCAACTGGGTCAGCCTCGGTGGCGGCATCCATTTCACCGGTGAAGGCTATGCCATCGATGCCTTCTGCCAGCGCCTCAAGGCGTTCTCGCAGAAGTACGACGTGCAGGTGTACCTGGAACCCGGCGAAGCGGCGATCACCAACAGCGCCTCCCTGGAAGTCACCGTGCTCGACACGCTGTACAACGGCAAGAACCTCGCCGTGGTCGACAGCTCCATCGAAGCCCACCTGCTGGACCTGCTGATTTACCGCCTCAACGCCAAGCTGGCGCCGAGCGACGGTGAACACACCTACATGGTGTGCGGCAAATCCTGCCTGGCCGGGGACATCTTCGGCGAATACCAATTTGATCGTCCGCTGGCCATCGGCGATCGGCTGTCGTTCATCGACACCGCAGGCTACACCATGGTCAAGAAAAACTGGTTCAACGGCCTGAAAATGCCGTCCATCGTAGTGAAACAACTCGACGGTACAGTCGAGGTGGTTCGTGAATTTGGTTACGACGACTACCTGTCCAGCCTTTCGTAA
- the glsB gene encoding glutaminase B — protein sequence MQALLESILDEVRPLIGQGKVADYIPALADVPANQLGIAVYGNDGAAYCAGDAETLFSVQSISKVFSLVQAIDHGGETIWERLGHEPSGQPFNSMVQLEFERGRPRNPFINAGALVICDINQSRFAVPILSMRDFVRRLSGNPQILVNSVVAESEAQHGARNAAMAYLMKSFGNFHNDVDAVLHSYFNYCALQMSCLDLARAFSFLANEGVSAHSGEQVLSARQTKQVNSIMATSGLYDEAGNFAYRVGLPGKSGVGGGIVAVVPGQFTVCVWSPELNAAGNSLAGMKALELLSERIGWSVF from the coding sequence ATGCAGGCGCTTCTCGAGTCGATCCTCGACGAAGTTCGCCCACTGATCGGCCAAGGCAAAGTCGCCGACTACATTCCCGCGCTGGCCGATGTACCCGCCAACCAACTCGGCATCGCCGTGTACGGCAACGACGGCGCGGCCTACTGCGCCGGGGATGCCGAAACGCTGTTCTCGGTGCAGAGCATTTCCAAGGTGTTCAGCCTGGTGCAGGCCATCGATCACGGCGGTGAAACCATCTGGGAGCGCCTGGGCCATGAGCCTTCGGGGCAGCCGTTCAACTCCATGGTGCAACTCGAATTCGAACGCGGCCGCCCCCGCAATCCCTTTATCAACGCCGGCGCGCTGGTGATCTGCGACATCAACCAATCGCGCTTCGCCGTGCCGATCCTGTCGATGCGCGATTTTGTGCGCAGGCTGTCGGGCAACCCGCAGATCCTGGTCAACAGCGTGGTCGCCGAATCCGAAGCCCAGCACGGTGCACGCAACGCGGCCATGGCCTACCTGATGAAGTCCTTCGGCAACTTCCACAACGACGTCGACGCGGTGCTGCATAGCTACTTCAACTACTGTGCGCTGCAAATGAGCTGCCTGGACCTGGCCCGCGCCTTCAGCTTCCTGGCCAACGAGGGCGTGAGTGCCCACAGCGGCGAACAGGTGTTGAGCGCGCGCCAAACCAAGCAAGTCAACTCGATCATGGCCACCAGCGGGCTGTATGACGAAGCGGGCAATTTTGCCTATCGCGTGGGCCTGCCGGGCAAGAGCGGGGTAGGGGGCGGGATTGTTGCAGTGGTGCCGGGGCAATTTACGGTGTGTGTTTGGTCACCGGAGCTGAACGCGGCGGGGAACTCGCTGGCGGGGATGAAGGCGTTGGAGTTGTTGAGTGAGCGGATTGGGTGGTCGGTGTTTTGA
- a CDS encoding ABC transporter substrate-binding protein codes for MRALSKTLAALALCGMASLAQAADTAICYNCPPDWADWGTQLKAIAASTGVQVPLDNKNSGQSLAQLVAEKAAPVADVVYYGVTFGLQAQKAAVVDAYKPKAWDQIPTGLKDPAGHWFAIHSGTLGIMVNVDALGGLPVPQSWADLLKPEYKGMVGYLDPSSAFVGYVSAVAINRALGGDLDNFAPAIDYFQKLAKNAPIVPKQTAYARVLSGELPILVDYDFNAYRARYKDKANVAFVIPQEGSISVPYVMSLVANAPHRANGEKVLDFVLSDAGQALWAKAYLRPVRPMKMPAEVAAQFLPDSDYARAGVVDYEKMAAVQEAFAARYLNEVK; via the coding sequence ATGCGCGCACTCAGTAAAACCCTGGCAGCCCTGGCGCTGTGCGGTATGGCCAGCCTGGCCCAGGCCGCCGATACCGCAATTTGCTACAACTGCCCGCCGGACTGGGCTGACTGGGGCACCCAGCTCAAGGCCATCGCTGCCAGCACCGGTGTGCAGGTGCCGCTGGACAACAAGAACTCCGGCCAGTCCCTGGCACAACTGGTGGCCGAAAAGGCCGCACCGGTTGCCGACGTGGTGTACTACGGCGTGACTTTCGGCCTGCAGGCGCAAAAAGCCGCGGTGGTCGACGCCTACAAGCCCAAGGCCTGGGACCAGATCCCCACGGGTTTGAAAGACCCGGCCGGGCATTGGTTCGCCATCCACTCCGGCACCTTGGGCATCATGGTCAATGTCGACGCCCTCGGCGGTTTGCCCGTGCCGCAAAGCTGGGCCGACCTGCTCAAACCTGAATACAAAGGCATGGTCGGCTACCTGGACCCGTCCAGCGCGTTCGTCGGCTATGTGTCGGCGGTGGCGATAAACCGCGCCCTGGGCGGCGACCTGGACAACTTCGCGCCGGCCATCGACTACTTCCAGAAGCTGGCGAAGAACGCGCCGATCGTGCCCAAGCAAACCGCCTATGCGCGGGTGCTGTCCGGTGAGTTGCCGATCCTGGTGGATTACGACTTCAACGCCTACCGCGCACGCTACAAAGACAAGGCCAACGTCGCCTTCGTGATCCCACAGGAAGGCAGCATCAGCGTGCCCTACGTGATGAGCCTGGTGGCCAACGCGCCGCACCGCGCGAATGGCGAAAAAGTCCTCGATTTCGTGCTCTCGGATGCAGGCCAGGCGCTGTGGGCCAAGGCCTATTTGCGCCCGGTGCGCCCGATGAAAATGCCCGCCGAGGTCGCCGCGCAATTCCTGCCCGACAGCGACTACGCCCGTGCCGGTGTGGTGGACTACGAAAAAATGGCCGCCGTGCAGGAAGCCTTCGCCGCCCGTTACCTGAACGAGGTGAAGTAA
- a CDS encoding LacI family DNA-binding transcriptional regulator — protein MTDLKDVARLAGVSRATAARAFASPDQVRPNTREQVFAAARELGFRPNLLGRQLRLQTTQLIGVVVPNLLNPVFAEQFQAMERAARSRGYSLVLATTDYSSERECIVVEELLRQRVDGLVLTVTDAESNSVLSSLNTEQTPFVLAYHQPSNPNYSAVSVDNRAGMALATRYLLEAGHRRISMVAGPALQSDRARLRYAGYCDAMKEYGLKSRTVIEMPAHTQAEFNAIEPFLQGPEAPTALVCSNDFLAISLIAELRRNAWHVPERLSVMGFDGIALGTQMHPTLCSVVQPIALLASTVIDQLLAQIAGNDPISHCLPCHIRPGESTQPYEEFLDARTQ, from the coding sequence ATGACCGACCTGAAAGACGTTGCACGCCTGGCCGGGGTTTCCCGTGCTACTGCCGCCCGTGCCTTTGCTTCCCCCGACCAGGTGCGCCCGAACACCCGCGAGCAGGTGTTCGCCGCCGCTCGCGAATTGGGTTTTCGGCCGAACCTGCTGGGCCGCCAATTGCGCCTGCAAACCACCCAGTTGATTGGCGTGGTGGTGCCCAACCTGCTCAACCCGGTGTTTGCCGAACAGTTCCAGGCCATGGAGCGCGCGGCGCGATCGCGTGGCTACAGCCTGGTGCTGGCGACCACCGACTACAGCAGCGAGCGCGAATGCATCGTGGTCGAAGAACTGCTGCGCCAGCGCGTTGACGGGCTGGTGCTGACGGTCACCGATGCCGAAAGCAACAGCGTGCTTAGCAGCCTGAACACCGAACAAACCCCCTTTGTGCTGGCGTATCACCAACCGAGCAATCCCAATTACAGCGCGGTGTCGGTCGACAACCGTGCGGGCATGGCGTTGGCCACGCGGTATCTGCTGGAAGCGGGGCACCGGCGCATCAGTATGGTCGCTGGCCCCGCGTTGCAGTCCGACCGTGCACGCCTGCGCTACGCCGGTTATTGCGATGCAATGAAGGAATACGGCCTCAAAAGCCGCACGGTGATCGAAATGCCGGCGCACACCCAGGCCGAATTCAACGCCATCGAACCCTTCCTCCAGGGCCCCGAGGCGCCCACTGCGCTGGTGTGCTCCAACGACTTCCTGGCCATCAGCCTGATTGCCGAACTGCGCCGCAACGCCTGGCACGTCCCCGAGCGGCTTTCGGTGATGGGCTTTGACGGCATTGCCCTCGGCACCCAGATGCACCCGACCCTGTGCAGCGTGGTGCAGCCCATCGCGCTGCTCGCCAGCACGGTGATTGACCAACTGCTGGCGCAGATCGCCGGTAACGATCCGATATCCCATTGCCTGCCTTGCCATATCCGGCCGGGCGAAAGTACTCAACCCTATGAGGAGTTCCTCGATGCGCGCACTCAGTAA
- a CDS encoding ABC transporter permease, whose product MKRSSLFVLQLLFTLLVCAFMLVPVLMSLLAGLTRNFFVGLSSGLTLDWLVQVWQAYSPTVWLSLQLAVACAVCVCVIGVPAAYALVRMNNRFSRAFEELMVLPVAMPGLASALALLLTYGQFGTFRSSWLFILVGHVLFTLPFLVRPVMAVMQRQHLPVLEEAAASLGAGPIKRFFSVVVPNCRAGILAGVLMVVTLSLGEFNLTWMLHTPMTKTLPVGLADSYASARLEIASAYTLIFLLMIVPLLIALQAISARLSRGERR is encoded by the coding sequence GTGAAACGCTCATCACTGTTTGTCCTGCAACTGCTGTTCACCTTGCTGGTGTGCGCCTTTATGTTGGTGCCGGTGTTGATGTCGCTACTGGCCGGGCTGACGCGCAATTTCTTCGTCGGCCTGTCCAGCGGCTTGACCTTGGACTGGTTGGTGCAGGTGTGGCAGGCCTATTCGCCCACCGTGTGGCTGTCGCTGCAACTGGCGGTGGCGTGCGCCGTGTGCGTCTGCGTGATCGGCGTGCCGGCGGCCTACGCCTTGGTGCGCATGAACAACCGCTTCAGTCGCGCCTTCGAGGAGTTGATGGTGCTGCCGGTGGCCATGCCGGGCTTGGCCAGCGCCTTGGCCTTGCTGCTGACCTACGGCCAGTTCGGCACGTTCCGCAGCAGTTGGCTGTTCATCCTCGTCGGCCATGTGCTGTTCACCTTGCCGTTTCTGGTGCGCCCGGTGATGGCGGTGATGCAGCGCCAGCACCTGCCGGTGCTGGAAGAGGCCGCAGCCAGCCTGGGCGCGGGGCCGATCAAGCGCTTTTTCAGCGTGGTGGTGCCCAACTGCCGTGCGGGGATTCTGGCCGGTGTGTTGATGGTCGTCACCCTGAGCCTGGGTGAGTTCAACCTGACCTGGATGCTGCACACGCCGATGACCAAGACCTTGCCGGTCGGCCTGGCCGACAGCTACGCCTCGGCGCGCCTGGAAATCGCCAGTGCCTACACCCTTATCTTTTTGCTGATGATCGTGCCGCTGTTGATTGCGTTGCAGGCCATCAGTGCTCGTTTGTCCCGTGGAGAGCGTCGATGA
- a CDS encoding saccharopine dehydrogenase family protein has product MKKNVLIIGAGGVAKVVAHKCAQHNDELGRIAIASRNISKCQAIIDSVKAKGSLKVPADIQAFALNALDVEATKALIRETDSQIVINVGSAFLNMSVLRACIDTGVAYLDTAIHEEPGKVCETPPWYGNYEWNHLEECKQKNITAILGVGFDPGVVNAYAALAQQQHFDRIDSIDILDVNAGSHGKYFATNFDPEINFREFTGQVWSWQNSQWTSNTMFEVKRTDDLPVVGSQNLYLTGHDEVHSLSKNLDVPNVRFWMSFGEHYINVFTVLKNLGLLSEKPVTTAEGLEVVPLKLVKAVLPDPSSLAPGYTGKTCIGDLVKGTKGGQPREMFIYNVACHEEAFAETDSQGISYTAGVPPVAAALLVARGEWDVKHMANVEELPAEPFLKALDVMGLPTRIKDEHGDRAWDAIA; this is encoded by the coding sequence TTGAAAAAGAACGTTCTTATCATTGGTGCAGGAGGTGTCGCCAAGGTGGTGGCCCACAAGTGCGCGCAGCACAACGACGAACTTGGTCGTATTGCTATCGCGTCGCGCAACATCTCCAAATGCCAGGCCATCATCGACAGCGTCAAGGCCAAGGGTAGCCTCAAGGTACCCGCCGACATCCAAGCCTTCGCGCTGAACGCCCTGGACGTGGAAGCGACCAAGGCCCTGATCCGCGAGACCGACTCGCAGATCGTCATCAACGTGGGTTCTGCGTTCCTCAACATGTCGGTACTGCGTGCCTGCATCGACACGGGCGTGGCCTACCTCGACACCGCCATCCACGAAGAGCCGGGCAAGGTCTGCGAGACCCCGCCGTGGTACGGCAACTACGAATGGAACCACCTGGAAGAGTGCAAACAGAAGAACATCACCGCCATCCTTGGCGTGGGCTTCGACCCGGGTGTCGTCAACGCGTATGCCGCGCTGGCGCAGCAACAGCATTTCGACCGCATTGATTCGATCGACATTCTCGACGTCAATGCCGGCAGCCATGGCAAATACTTCGCCACCAACTTCGACCCGGAAATCAACTTCCGTGAGTTCACCGGGCAGGTGTGGAGCTGGCAGAACAGCCAGTGGACCAGCAACACCATGTTCGAAGTCAAACGCACCGACGACCTGCCGGTAGTCGGTTCGCAGAACCTCTACCTCACCGGCCACGATGAAGTGCACTCGCTGTCGAAAAACCTCGACGTGCCCAACGTGCGTTTCTGGATGAGCTTCGGCGAACACTACATCAACGTGTTCACCGTGCTGAAAAACCTTGGCCTGCTCTCCGAAAAGCCGGTCACCACCGCCGAAGGCCTGGAAGTCGTGCCGCTGAAACTGGTCAAGGCCGTGCTGCCCGACCCGTCTTCGCTCGCCCCCGGCTACACCGGCAAGACCTGCATCGGTGACCTGGTCAAAGGCACCAAAGGCGGCCAACCACGTGAGATGTTCATCTACAACGTGGCCTGCCATGAAGAAGCCTTTGCCGAAACCGACAGCCAGGGCATCTCCTACACCGCTGGCGTTCCACCGGTAGCCGCAGCGCTGCTGGTAGCCCGTGGTGAATGGGATGTGAAACACATGGCCAACGTCGAGGAACTGCCAGCTGAGCCGTTCCTCAAAGCGCTGGACGTGATGGGCTTGCCGACGCGGATCAAGGATGAGCACGGTGATCGTGCGTGGGATGCGATTGCCTGA